The sequence below is a genomic window from Candidatus Acidiferrales bacterium.
CCCAAAAAACACCCTGGAAAGAGCCAAATTGTCTCTTTGGACTGGTCGCTGTGTTCAGCCGAAGTGCTGTGCGATCAATTGGTTACACCGCGAAGGCGAAATCGCTGGATTTTTCCGGTAGCCGTTTTTGGCAAATTTTCGACGAAATGGATTTCTTGCGGACACTTAAAAGAGACCATTTTTTTTCGCAGCCATTCGTGAATTTCTTTTTCCAATCCGTTGCGATTTTCAATTTCGTTTTTCAAAACGACGTACGCAACGGGATGCAGCAATCCATTTTCGTTCGCGCGCGCGACGACGGCGACTTCCGCGATCAACGGATGAGCGAGCAATGCGTTCTCGACTTCGCCCGGAGAGACCCACATGCCCGCGACCTTCATCATGTCGTCCGCGCGGCCGCAATAATGAAAAAATCCATCGGCGTCTTTTGTAAATTTATCTCCGGTGAGGACCCAGTCGCCGCGTTTTGTTTGCGAAGTCAGTTCCGGCTTGTTCCAATAACCGGCGAATGCAGCGCCACCGCGGACCCACAAATTTCCGATTTCGTTTGCGGGCACTTCGTTTTCGTGTTCGTCCACGATTTTTGCATCGCAGCCGGGAACTTCCGTGCCGCAGCTCCCCGGACGCGCCTTGCCGGGACGGCTCGCCAAGAACATGTGCAGCATTTCCGTCGAACCGATGGCGTCAAGAATTTCCACGCCGAATTTCTTTTTGAACTGTTCGAAGATTTCTGCGGGAAGAGCTTCTCCTGCGGACACAGCCATGCGCAAGGATGAGCAATCGATCTGCAATCCACGCTCGGCCTCGCGAAGCAATGCGGCAAAAAAAGTAGGAACGGAAAATAAAACGGTCGGACGGTATTTCGCAAGAATTGCGGCGGTTCGTTCCGGCTTTGGCCGCGACGGATCAAGGATCGTGCCTGCGCCGACGGAAAACGGATAGTACATTCCGTTTCCAAGGCCATAAGCAAAAAATAATTTAGAGACGGAATACGTCCGGTCTTCCGGACGCAGACCGAGAACATCCTGCGCATAACTTCGGCTGGTATACATCATGTCCGCATGGCGATGGACCGCGGCCTTGGGCGTTCCGCCGCTGCCCGACGTATAGAGAAAAAACGCAGGGTCCGTTGACGCCGTGGGATGCGCAAGGCAATTCGCTGGCTCCCGTTCGCATTGCTCTTCCCAGGATACCGTTGTGCGCGCGGCGAGACTTTCAACCATGGAGCGCTCGCGGTCTGCTGTTTCCGAAGCACATTCGCCAGCAACAGCGACAACTTGCAATCCAGGAGGCCATGCATCAGAAAAGCATTCAAAGAAAACGGCCTTATGAACTATGGCGATTCGCGCGCCGGTGTCGTTGAGGTAGTATTCGTAATCCGACGCGCGAGCCATAGAATTTACGGGCACAACAACTGCACCGATTTTTGCCGCACCGAAAAAAGCAGCGATAAATTCAATGGAATCCGGAAGAATGATGAGGACGCGATCGCCGGGCTTACAACCCCAATTGCGAAGGACATTGGCCGCACGATTGACGGCTTCGTCGACCTCGCGATAGGTGAACGCGCGAGGCTCGCCGAGGATGGCGACGCGTTCCGGATGCGCACGGGCCGGACGCGAGACGAACTCGTCGGCGATGTTGAGCTGCGCCGGGATATGAATGCGCGCTGAGGCGTCCGCCATATTCGTGATTCTACTCCGAGGTGGAATGTTGCCCAAGCTGAAGCATGGATGCAAGCGCATCTCTCCGACGCCGCAGGCACGAAAGTGGCATAATCGGTGCGAGCGTCGCAGCGCTTGGAACGCGGCGCGGAAGGAGCCACGGTGAAACTCAGCCAGGTTTTTTCGAGGCGGTACAAATTAAACACTGCGGGCGCAGCGGGAATCGCGGCGGTTGGACTTTTTGCGCTTGTGGCGATGGCGACGACGCGAAAAGCGGTTGAGTTCTTGCCGCTCAATGTTCACGTGGGCGAAAAAGCGCCAGATTTTGTCCTGCCTTCGGCAGGAGGCGGCACGGTCCGGCTGTCGCAGTTCGCGGGGCACAACGTGTTGCTCAATTTCTACGAAGGCTATTGGTGAACGTACTGCAGCGTCGAACTCGGCGAGTTCGCAAAGCACTATGCGGAATTTCAGAAGCTGAATACGGTCATCATTGCTGTGAGCACCGATCCGATGGACAAGGCGCGCTGGGACAAAGACAAGATTCACCTTCCTTTCCCTGTTTTATCGGACCACGATCGCGTGGCGATGAATTTGTATAACACCGTTTCGCTCTCGACGTATCCCGCGCCGGACGGCGGCAAATACAATCATGCGACACTCATCTTGATCGATGCGACGGGAACGATCCGGTGGATTTACCGCAATCCGGATTATCGAATTCGCGCGACCGTGGCGGAAGATTTGGCGGAGATTCGCAAACTTCAATAAAGTTCAGGGCAAAGCAACACCGGAGGAATTCAAGATGATGAACCGGCGTGAAATGAGCAAACTGCTGGCGCTGGCCGCGGGCGCGCTTGCGACAGGATCGGCAAACACGTTGTCAGAGGAACTGCGAACGCACACACAGGGGACAAGCATGCGTTCGAGCGATTCGATTGACGTGCATGATCTAATGAGCGAGCCGCTTGCGCAAATGCAAAATCCGGAAGTCACAATGCTAACGCTCACTCTCGCACCGGGCGCTACATCACATCCGCATCGCCACACCGGGCCTGTGTTCGCGTACATTCTTGAGGGATCGATATTGAACCAAGTCGATCCCGAGCCTGCAAAGACCTACCACCCGGGCGATTTTTTCTATGAGCCACCCATGCA
It includes:
- a CDS encoding benzoate-CoA ligase family protein; this encodes MADASARIHIPAQLNIADEFVSRPARAHPERVAILGEPRAFTYREVDEAVNRAANVLRNWGCKPGDRVLIILPDSIEFIAAFFGAAKIGAVVVPVNSMARASDYEYYLNDTGARIAIVHKAVFFECFSDAWPPGLQVVAVAGECASETADRERSMVESLAARTTVSWEEQCEREPANCLAHPTASTDPAFFLYTSGSGGTPKAAVHRHADMMYTSRSYAQDVLGLRPEDRTYSVSKLFFAYGLGNGMYYPFSVGAGTILDPSRPKPERTAAILAKYRPTVLFSVPTFFAALLREAERGLQIDCSSLRMAVSAGEALPAEIFEQFKKKFGVEILDAIGSTEMLHMFLASRPGKARPGSCGTEVPGCDAKIVDEHENEVPANEIGNLWVRGGAAFAGYWNKPELTSQTKRGDWVLTGDKFTKDADGFFHYCGRADDMMKVAGMWVSPGEVENALLAHPLIAEVAVVARANENGLLHPVAYVVLKNEIENRNGLEKEIHEWLRKKMVSFKCPQEIHFVENLPKTATGKIQRFRLRGVTN
- a CDS encoding peroxiredoxin family protein, which encodes MATTRKAVEFLPLNVHVGEKAPDFVLPSAGGGTVRLSQFAGHNVLLNFYEGYWUTYCSVELGEFAKHYAEFQKLNTVIIAVSTDPMDKARWDKDKIHLPFPVLSDHDRVAMNLYNTVSLSTYPAPDGGKYNHATLILIDATGTIRWIYRNPDYRIRATVAEDLAEIRKLQ
- a CDS encoding cupin domain-containing protein, whose amino-acid sequence is MMNRREMSKLLALAAGALATGSANTLSEELRTHTQGTSMRSSDSIDVHDLMSEPLAQMQNPEVTMLTLTLAPGATSHPHRHTGPVFAYILEGSILNQVDPEPAKTYHPGDFFYEPPMHVHRQFKNLSTTESAKVLAIEVREKDKEFTIDV